In Achromobacter xylosoxidans A8, a single window of DNA contains:
- a CDS encoding dUTPase, whose translation MNHGVKVNNVVGLNQAQAATMLKLQGHLNSMINPDWVNGGARFLRAAFVESAEALEHYGWKWWKKQTIDLPQVQMELVDILHFYLSHTIVQARGDIGAAAGALVADLSGPASVALDGKTHTLDQLNVPELLELIGGLAVCGRASFKVLEQTMTSCDMSWNDAYTQYVSKNVLNIFRQQHGYKEGTYIKIWNGEEDNVVLARLLSQLDPAREDFADQLHRELEQAYSRL comes from the coding sequence ATGAACCACGGAGTGAAAGTGAATAACGTAGTCGGATTGAACCAGGCCCAGGCGGCCACGATGCTGAAGCTGCAGGGCCACTTGAACAGCATGATCAATCCGGATTGGGTCAACGGCGGAGCCCGCTTCCTGCGCGCCGCCTTCGTCGAATCCGCCGAGGCGCTGGAACACTACGGCTGGAAGTGGTGGAAGAAGCAGACCATCGACCTGCCGCAGGTGCAAATGGAACTGGTGGACATCCTGCACTTCTACCTGTCGCACACCATCGTGCAAGCCCGCGGCGACATCGGCGCCGCCGCCGGCGCGCTGGTCGCCGACCTGTCCGGCCCGGCCTCGGTCGCGCTGGACGGCAAGACCCACACGCTGGACCAGTTGAACGTGCCCGAGCTGCTGGAACTGATCGGCGGCCTGGCCGTGTGCGGCCGCGCCAGCTTCAAGGTGCTGGAACAGACCATGACGTCCTGCGACATGAGCTGGAACGACGCCTACACGCAATACGTGTCCAAGAACGTGCTGAACATCTTCCGCCAGCAGCATGGCTACAAGGAAGGCACTTACATCAAGATCTGGAACGGCGAGGAAGACAACGTCGTGCTGGCCCGCCTGCTGTCGCAGCTGGACCCCGCGCGCGAGGATTTCGCCGACCAGCTGCATCGCGAACTGGAGCAGGCGTACTCGCGCCTGTAA
- a CDS encoding 2OG-Fe(II) oxygenase has product MHAAASENQAMNAARYDWVTVEHALDAHGNAVLPRLLTARQCRGLSALYPDEARFRSRIIMARHGFGRGEYQYFAYPLPPLLDCLRHALYARLAPIANRWNQQLRKDTQYPPELDAFLQRCHRAGQARPTPLMLQYGEGDYNCLHQDLYGEHVFPLQVAILLSEPGKDFTGGEFVMTELGANGQRADVVALNQGDAVVFTVNQRPAAGARGPRKVAMRHGVSRVRGGLRHTVGLIFHDAA; this is encoded by the coding sequence ATGCACGCCGCGGCAAGCGAGAACCAGGCGATGAACGCCGCCCGCTATGACTGGGTGACTGTGGAGCATGCCCTGGATGCCCATGGCAACGCCGTACTTCCCCGACTGCTGACGGCGCGGCAATGCCGCGGCCTTTCCGCTCTTTACCCGGACGAAGCGCGCTTCCGTTCGCGCATCATCATGGCGCGCCATGGATTCGGACGCGGCGAATACCAATACTTCGCGTACCCCTTGCCGCCGTTGCTCGACTGCCTGCGCCATGCGCTTTATGCCCGGCTCGCGCCGATAGCCAACCGCTGGAATCAACAACTGCGCAAGGATACGCAGTACCCGCCTGAACTGGACGCCTTCCTGCAACGCTGCCATCGGGCGGGCCAGGCCCGCCCCACGCCATTGATGCTGCAATACGGCGAGGGCGACTACAACTGCCTGCACCAGGATCTCTATGGCGAGCATGTGTTTCCGCTGCAGGTCGCCATCCTGCTGTCCGAACCCGGCAAGGATTTCACCGGCGGCGAATTCGTCATGACCGAGCTTGGCGCCAATGGCCAGCGCGCCGACGTCGTGGCGCTGAACCAGGGCGACGCCGTGGTGTTCACCGTCAATCAACGGCCTGCGGCGGGCGCGCGCGGGCCGCGCAAGGTCGCCATGCGGCACGGCGTGAGCCGCGTGCGCGGCGGCCTGCGCCACACCGTGGGCCTTATCTTCCATGACGCAGCATGA
- a CDS encoding 2OG-Fe(II) oxygenase codes for MTALETRLERLDWADIGSQLDTEGYTLLPGLLDTELARSLARQVDAPQARRVSLESSGLGRGELYYFDAAMPAPLEPVRASLYRRLAGHANRWNERMGASLRYPAELPEFLARNRQAGQTRARSHLNRLGVDDYVALHQRNDGEQVFPMQVVALLSEPGDGFQGGEFVMTEQRPRMQSRPMVAPLKFGDAAIIATAERPFSGSKGDYRVNLKHAVSRVRKGERVGLELYFHDAP; via the coding sequence ATGACCGCCCTCGAGACCCGCCTGGAGCGCCTGGATTGGGCAGACATCGGATCGCAGCTCGATACCGAAGGCTATACCTTGCTGCCCGGATTGCTGGACACCGAGCTGGCGCGCAGCCTGGCGCGGCAGGTCGACGCGCCGCAAGCCAGGCGGGTAAGCCTGGAATCCAGCGGGCTGGGGCGCGGCGAGCTGTACTACTTCGACGCCGCCATGCCGGCGCCGCTGGAGCCGGTGCGCGCGTCGCTGTACCGCCGGCTGGCCGGCCATGCCAATCGCTGGAACGAGCGCATGGGCGCCAGCCTGCGCTACCCCGCCGAGCTGCCGGAATTCCTGGCGCGCAACCGGCAGGCGGGCCAGACCAGGGCGCGCTCTCACCTGAACCGACTCGGCGTCGACGACTACGTGGCGCTGCATCAGCGCAATGATGGCGAGCAGGTATTCCCCATGCAGGTAGTCGCGCTGCTGTCCGAACCGGGCGATGGCTTTCAGGGCGGCGAATTCGTGATGACGGAGCAGCGTCCGCGCATGCAGTCGCGTCCGATGGTGGCGCCGCTCAAGTTCGGCGACGCCGCCATCATCGCCACGGCGGAACGCCCCTTCTCGGGTTCCAAGGGCGACTATCGCGTCAATCTCAAGCATGCCGTCAGCCGCGTGCGCAAGGGCGAGCGCGTCGGCCTGGAACTGTATTTTCACGATGCGCCCTGA
- a CDS encoding 2OG-Fe(II) oxygenase: protein MPTCTMPTTILQHEPPEARIAAADWQAAEDALGRDGYAVLPALLTSAQCRELARSYTDEARFRSRIVMERYAFGRGEYKYFGYPLPDAVQGLRQSLYPRLAPIANRWHAAMRIEERFPATHDEFRDICHAAGQRRPTPLLLRYQVNDYCCLHQDLYGDHVFPFQVIFLLDEPGRDFEGGELLLAESNPKQPGRADVVPLRQGDAVVLAVNHKPVRSGRGYYRAHLRHGVSRLRKGERHTLGIIFHDAK from the coding sequence ATGCCAACCTGCACCATGCCGACAACGATCCTGCAACACGAGCCGCCTGAAGCCCGGATTGCGGCGGCCGACTGGCAGGCCGCCGAAGACGCGCTCGGCCGCGATGGCTACGCCGTCCTGCCCGCGCTGCTGACGTCCGCCCAGTGCAGGGAACTCGCGCGCAGCTACACCGACGAAGCGCGCTTTCGCAGCCGCATCGTGATGGAGCGCTATGCGTTCGGCCGGGGCGAGTACAAGTACTTCGGCTACCCGCTGCCCGACGCCGTCCAAGGCTTGCGGCAGTCGCTCTATCCTCGCCTGGCGCCCATCGCCAACCGCTGGCATGCCGCCATGCGGATCGAGGAACGTTTTCCCGCGACCCACGACGAGTTCCGCGACATCTGCCATGCGGCGGGCCAACGGCGGCCCACGCCGCTGCTGCTGCGGTATCAGGTGAACGATTACTGCTGCCTGCATCAGGACTTGTACGGCGATCACGTCTTTCCGTTCCAGGTCATCTTCCTGCTGGACGAGCCAGGGCGCGACTTCGAAGGCGGCGAACTGCTGTTGGCCGAAAGCAACCCCAAGCAGCCTGGCCGGGCCGACGTGGTGCCGCTGCGGCAAGGCGATGCCGTGGTGCTTGCCGTCAACCACAAGCCGGTGCGTTCGGGGCGCGGCTATTACCGGGCCCATCTGCGGCACGGTGTCAGCCGGCTGCGCAAGGGCGAGCGGCACACGCTGGGGATCATTTTCCACGACGCCAAATAA
- a CDS encoding LysR family transcriptional regulator: MKTVKFAESLSIFVDVARAQSFSEVARRRGMVASSVARQIGALESELKVPLFVRSTRALMPTEAGEVLYERAVKILHDMTEARSEVISLEQTVQGLLRVSCLPAFARRYVVPMLQQLGERHPQLQVELELTERVVDPVVERMDVVVRVGQQPDSSLIGQRIGSHRYLICAAPSYLERHGVPRTLADLSRHRLIDRRHSTSVRGWRELGDGQWAQDARFVLECDDCDARRFAALEGLGIALMPNWSAGADIGAGRLVQLTLEDASPPPESGIYLLRAMPRANARIRAFTEQLRRQIGSPLVWDAAIETARAA, encoded by the coding sequence ATGAAAACCGTCAAATTCGCCGAAAGCCTGTCCATCTTCGTCGACGTCGCCCGCGCTCAGAGCTTTTCCGAGGTGGCCCGCCGCCGTGGCATGGTGGCCTCGTCCGTGGCGCGGCAGATCGGCGCGCTGGAGTCCGAACTCAAGGTGCCGCTGTTCGTGCGCTCCACCCGCGCCCTGATGCCGACCGAGGCAGGCGAGGTGCTCTACGAGCGCGCCGTGAAGATCCTGCACGACATGACCGAGGCGCGCTCCGAAGTCATATCTCTGGAGCAGACCGTGCAAGGCCTGTTGCGCGTCAGTTGCCTGCCCGCGTTCGCGCGGCGCTACGTGGTGCCCATGCTGCAGCAGCTGGGCGAACGCCATCCGCAGTTGCAGGTGGAGCTGGAGTTGACCGAGCGCGTGGTGGACCCGGTGGTGGAGCGCATGGACGTGGTGGTGCGGGTGGGGCAGCAGCCCGACAGCAGCCTGATCGGGCAGCGCATCGGCAGCCATCGCTACCTGATCTGCGCCGCGCCCTCATACCTGGAGCGTCATGGCGTGCCGCGCACGCTGGCGGACCTGTCGCGCCATCGCCTGATCGACCGGCGCCACAGCACCAGCGTGCGCGGCTGGCGCGAGCTGGGCGATGGCCAGTGGGCGCAGGACGCCCGATTCGTGCTGGAATGCGACGATTGCGACGCGCGCCGGTTCGCGGCGCTGGAAGGGCTGGGCATCGCGCTCATGCCCAACTGGTCCGCGGGCGCGGACATCGGCGCCGGGCGCCTGGTGCAGTTGACGCTGGAGGACGCCAGTCCGCCGCCGGAAAGCGGCATTTATCTGCTGCGCGCCATGCCGCGCGCCAATGCGCGTATCCGCGCTTTCACCGAGCAGTTGCGGCGGCAGATCGGCTCCCCTTTGGTGTGGGACGCGGCCATCGAGACGGCGCGCGCGGCCTGA